One Corynebacterium efficiens YS-314 DNA segment encodes these proteins:
- a CDS encoding ABC transporter substrate-binding protein: MRRASPQVSLLRLVTLFLALSLGVAGCSAGSTAYQVPPEVDQSSIVVATTSAPASLDFTNTSGAAIPQALMSNVYEGLVRITSDGEVEPWLATGWGISDDRLTYTFTLREGIRFSNGSPFTAESAKFSIDYVQTDWTNGLKAGMDVVERTQALDDHTLEVTLSRPSNQWLWNMGTAIGAMMSPDGVDKLATDPVGTGPYTVTHWSPGRAIGFAARADYWGPAPANDAATIRYFSDATATTNALQSGDVDLIWAMQAPEQLAVLDEYEVAVGTTQGELLLSMNNQRAPFDDVRVRQAVMFAIDRQAVIDTAMEGYGTDTGGVPVPPTDPWFEESDLYPHDPDQARQLLTEAGAMGVEVTLSIPSLPYAQNASEIIYSQLREVGFDPVIESTEFPAVWLAQVMGQKDYDMSLIAHVEPRDVPTLFSEGYYLGFSHAPTQELLARADQSDNEVELMRQAVDNIMEQAAANTLMNMANIVVMDPAITGVDPNVVSGALSLGSIGREPAGGQPSGGQP, from the coding sequence ATGAGGAGAGCGAGCCCCCAGGTGTCATTGCTGCGTCTGGTGACCCTGTTTCTGGCCCTCAGTCTGGGTGTCGCGGGATGTTCCGCGGGTTCCACCGCCTACCAGGTGCCCCCGGAGGTGGATCAGTCCTCCATCGTGGTGGCCACCACCTCCGCCCCGGCGTCCCTGGATTTCACCAACACCTCCGGTGCCGCGATTCCCCAGGCATTGATGTCGAATGTGTACGAGGGACTGGTCCGTATCACCTCCGATGGTGAGGTGGAACCGTGGCTGGCCACCGGGTGGGGGATCTCCGATGACCGCCTGACCTACACCTTCACCCTGCGTGAGGGCATCCGCTTCAGCAACGGCTCCCCGTTCACTGCCGAGAGTGCGAAATTCTCCATCGACTACGTCCAGACCGACTGGACCAATGGACTCAAAGCCGGGATGGATGTGGTGGAACGCACCCAGGCACTCGACGACCATACCCTGGAGGTCACACTCTCCCGCCCGTCGAATCAGTGGTTGTGGAACATGGGCACCGCGATCGGGGCGATGATGAGTCCAGATGGCGTCGACAAGCTCGCCACCGACCCGGTGGGCACCGGCCCCTACACGGTGACCCACTGGTCACCCGGACGCGCGATCGGGTTCGCCGCGCGCGCGGACTACTGGGGGCCCGCCCCCGCCAATGACGCGGCCACCATCCGTTATTTCAGTGATGCCACCGCCACCACCAACGCTCTCCAGAGCGGGGACGTGGATCTGATCTGGGCCATGCAGGCACCGGAGCAGCTGGCGGTACTGGACGAGTATGAGGTGGCGGTGGGAACCACCCAGGGTGAGCTGTTGTTGTCCATGAACAACCAGCGCGCCCCCTTCGACGATGTACGGGTGCGGCAGGCGGTGATGTTCGCCATCGACCGGCAGGCGGTCATCGACACCGCCATGGAAGGCTACGGCACCGATACCGGGGGTGTCCCGGTCCCACCGACCGACCCGTGGTTCGAGGAATCAGACCTGTACCCCCACGACCCCGACCAGGCCCGTCAACTGCTGACGGAAGCCGGCGCGATGGGCGTGGAGGTGACCTTATCCATCCCCAGCCTGCCCTACGCCCAGAATGCCTCGGAGATCATCTACTCCCAGTTACGGGAGGTGGGTTTCGATCCGGTCATCGAATCCACGGAGTTCCCCGCCGTGTGGCTGGCTCAGGTGATGGGTCAGAAGGATTACGATATGTCCCTGATCGCCCATGTGGAACCCCGTGATGTCCCCACCCTGTTCAGTGAGGGTTACTACCTGGGTTTCTCCCACGCACCGACCCAGGAGCTGCTGGCGCGGGCGGACCAGTCGGACAATGAGGTGGAACTGATGCGCCAGGCGGTGGACAACATCATGGAACAGGCCGCGGCCAACACCCTGATGAACATGGCCAATATCGTGGTCATGGACCCGGCCATCACCGGAGTGGATCCCAATGTGGTCTCCGGGGCATTGTCGCTGGGTAGCATCGGCCGGGAACCGGCGGGGGGCCAGCCCTCGGGGGGTCAACCGTGA
- a CDS encoding ABC transporter permease: protein MTLTRTITTTLVRYLVTIWVASVLIFLLIRVIPGDPAAVALGITATPEAIAQLQTQLGTDRPLPAQYLSWIAGMTTGDFGTSLSSGQDISPLVIDRLQVSLILVGCSIVLSLLIAIPLGVLAARRGGTVISTASQIGIAIPSFLAGILLVAVFAVGLGWLPANGWIPPDQHFGGFLQRLILPVLALTAVQASILTRYVRSAVVDVMGEDFMRTARSKGMSLGRALRVHGLRNAALPVLTVTGVQLTSLVIGAVVIEQVFVLPGIGSMLLESVSNRDLTAVQSIVMVLVVFTLVVNMAVDLLYQVLDPRIRR from the coding sequence GTGACGCTCACCAGGACCATCACCACCACCCTCGTGCGCTACCTGGTGACCATCTGGGTCGCCAGCGTCCTCATCTTCCTACTCATCCGGGTCATCCCCGGGGATCCGGCTGCGGTTGCGCTGGGCATCACCGCCACCCCGGAGGCCATCGCCCAGCTCCAGACCCAACTGGGCACGGACCGTCCACTGCCGGCCCAGTACCTGTCCTGGATCGCGGGCATGACCACGGGGGATTTTGGGACCTCGCTGAGCTCAGGGCAGGACATCTCCCCACTGGTCATCGACCGGTTGCAGGTCAGTCTCATCCTGGTGGGGTGTTCGATTGTGTTGTCGCTGCTCATCGCGATACCCCTCGGCGTGCTGGCAGCCCGGCGCGGTGGCACGGTGATCTCCACGGCCAGCCAGATCGGCATTGCGATCCCCAGTTTCCTCGCCGGCATCCTGCTGGTTGCTGTGTTCGCGGTGGGTCTCGGCTGGTTGCCGGCCAATGGGTGGATCCCACCGGATCAGCATTTCGGTGGGTTCCTCCAGCGTCTCATCCTCCCGGTGCTGGCCTTGACGGCGGTGCAGGCATCCATCCTCACCCGCTATGTCCGTTCCGCAGTGGTGGATGTGATGGGTGAGGATTTCATGCGTACCGCCCGCTCCAAGGGCATGTCACTGGGCCGGGCGCTGCGTGTGCATGGTCTGCGCAATGCGGCGCTGCCGGTGCTGACGGTGACCGGAGTGCAGTTGACCTCCCTGGTCATCGGTGCCGTGGTGATCGAGCAGGTGTTTGTCCTTCCCGGTATCGGGTCGATGCTGCTGGAGTCGGTGTCCAACCGGGATCTGACGGCCGTGCAGTCCATCGTCATGGTGCTGGTGGTGTTCACGCTGGTGGTCAACATGGCGGTGGACCTGCTCTATCAGGTGCTCGACCCGAGGATCAGGAGATGA
- a CDS encoding ABC transporter permease — protein sequence MAVVSLVWTPYDPIQVYPSERLEGSSWSHLFGTDRYGRDVFSQIMAGSRITLFVGLVAVAIAGLLGTPLGILAGMRRGWVETFVMRGADLMLAFPALLLAIVSGAVFGASTLSAMVAIGVAGIPAFARVARAGTLQVMSRDFVLAARSAGITQPVIAVRHVLPNITSILIVQASVAFALAILAEAALSFLGLGTPPPDPSWGRMLQTAQASLGVTPMLAVWPGVAIAVTVLGFNLLGDGLRDATDPKREVGRA from the coding sequence ATGGCCGTCGTGTCGCTGGTGTGGACCCCCTATGACCCCATCCAGGTCTACCCATCCGAACGGCTGGAGGGATCATCGTGGTCGCATCTGTTCGGCACGGACCGCTACGGGCGGGATGTGTTCTCGCAGATCATGGCGGGATCCCGGATCACCCTGTTCGTCGGGCTGGTCGCGGTGGCGATCGCCGGACTGCTCGGCACCCCGTTGGGCATCCTCGCCGGCATGCGCCGGGGTTGGGTGGAGACCTTTGTCATGCGGGGCGCTGATCTCATGCTCGCCTTCCCCGCCCTGTTGCTGGCGATCGTGTCGGGTGCGGTGTTCGGTGCCTCCACGCTGAGTGCGATGGTGGCTATCGGCGTTGCCGGGATCCCCGCTTTCGCACGGGTGGCCCGCGCGGGCACCCTGCAGGTGATGAGCCGCGACTTCGTGCTGGCGGCCCGCAGCGCCGGGATCACACAACCAGTGATCGCGGTGCGCCATGTGCTGCCCAATATCACCAGCATCCTCATCGTCCAGGCGTCAGTGGCGTTCGCCCTGGCGATCCTCGCGGAGGCGGCCTTAAGTTTCCTCGGCCTGGGCACCCCTCCCCCGGATCCCAGCTGGGGCCGCATGCTGCAGACCGCGCAGGCATCCCTGGGGGTCACCCCCATGCTGGCGGTGTGGCCGGGTGTGGCCATCGCCGTGACGGTGCTGGGATTCAACCTGTTGGGTGATGGCCTGCGTGATGCCACCGACCCGAAACGTGAGGTGGGCCGTGCTTGA
- a CDS encoding dipeptide ABC transporter ATP-binding protein yields the protein MPPTRNVRWAVLEVSDLTIGDGLVRDVSFTIAPGERVGLIGESGSGKTLTALAVMGLTDLPRSGTTLVDGISSWTHRGRKITMIFQEPMTALNPLMRVGAQIKEIMRIHGVGRREARERTARMVEDVALPQRALRAYPHELSGGQRQRALIAMAMVNNPDVLICDEPTTALDVTVQQQITDLLLRLADQRGTSLLFITHDLGLVARTCQRVMVMQQGRIVERGPVAEVLSTPSHDYTRTLLSASRLDTPVIEENYGGTVVEVDRVTRVFRKMTALESVSLTVRSGERLGIVGGSGSGKTTLLKLLAGLDEPTSGTVRVQGGTQMVFQDPLSSLNPRMRIADIVAEPLIGWSAAQKHARVVEVLGEVGLGPEVLGRYPHEFSGGQRQRISIARALGPKPAILLADEPVSALDVSVRKQVLDLLADLVAEYGITLVFVSHDLAVVRHVCTSVVVMDQGRIIERGRVDEVYADPQHDYTRTLLEAVPRL from the coding sequence ATGCCACCGACCCGAAACGTGAGGTGGGCCGTGCTTGAGGTGAGTGATCTGACCATCGGTGACGGCCTGGTGCGGGATGTCTCCTTCACCATCGCACCCGGGGAACGGGTGGGCCTGATCGGTGAATCCGGGTCGGGTAAGACCCTGACGGCGCTGGCGGTCATGGGGTTGACCGACCTGCCGCGGTCCGGCACCACGCTTGTCGACGGCATCTCCTCCTGGACACACCGTGGGAGGAAGATCACCATGATCTTCCAGGAACCCATGACCGCCCTCAACCCCCTCATGCGGGTGGGTGCCCAGATCAAGGAGATCATGCGCATCCACGGTGTGGGGAGGCGGGAGGCGCGTGAGCGCACCGCCCGGATGGTGGAGGATGTCGCGCTGCCCCAGCGGGCACTACGTGCCTACCCACATGAACTCTCGGGCGGGCAGCGTCAACGCGCCCTGATCGCCATGGCGATGGTGAACAACCCGGATGTACTTATCTGTGATGAACCCACCACCGCACTCGATGTCACGGTGCAACAGCAGATCACTGACCTGCTGCTGCGCCTGGCGGACCAGCGGGGCACCTCCCTGCTGTTCATCACCCATGATCTCGGCCTGGTGGCGCGCACCTGTCAGCGGGTGATGGTGATGCAACAGGGCCGGATCGTCGAACGTGGGCCGGTGGCAGAGGTGCTGTCGACCCCCTCGCATGACTACACCCGCACCCTGCTGTCTGCCTCCCGGCTGGACACCCCCGTCATTGAGGAGAACTACGGTGGGACGGTCGTGGAGGTCGATCGTGTCACCAGGGTGTTCAGGAAGATGACGGCGCTGGAGTCGGTGTCGCTCACGGTGCGTTCCGGTGAACGCCTGGGCATCGTCGGTGGGTCAGGGTCCGGCAAGACCACCCTGCTGAAGCTGCTGGCGGGTCTGGATGAACCGACCTCCGGCACCGTCCGGGTGCAGGGCGGGACCCAGATGGTGTTCCAGGATCCACTGTCCAGTCTCAATCCCCGGATGCGGATCGCGGACATCGTCGCCGAACCCCTCATCGGGTGGTCGGCCGCACAGAAACACGCCCGTGTGGTGGAGGTGCTAGGTGAGGTGGGGCTGGGACCTGAGGTGCTGGGCCGCTACCCACATGAATTCTCCGGTGGGCAGCGCCAGCGCATCTCCATCGCCCGGGCGCTGGGCCCGAAACCCGCGATCCTGCTTGCCGACGAACCCGTCTCCGCCCTCGATGTCTCCGTGCGCAAACAGGTCCTCGATCTACTGGCCGACCTCGTCGCGGAATACGGCATCACCCTGGTGTTCGTCTCCCATGATCTCGCCGTGGTCCGGCACGTGTGCACCAGCGTGGTGGTCATGGATCAGGGCCGCATCATCGAACGCGGACGGGTGGATGAGGTCTACGCCGATCCCCAGCATGACTACACCCGCACCCTCCTGGAGGCGGTTCCCCGGTTGTAG
- the thpR gene encoding RNA 2',3'-cyclic phosphodiesterase, with amino-acid sequence MRLFAAITPPPEVTEHLVRTLRPLHGDLRWGDPDNWHITLAFYGEQPNGVVEDLVDHLSVAARMNEDFTIRLKGAGSFNNRNLWMGVGGDTRALRTLMADCLLDPSERKRQRAHLTVARPSQRMRIRGWDPVIPDLVRALAVYEGPDWHVSEIELVSSELGKGRSGGPLHDTVATLALASAGRFV; translated from the coding sequence ATGAGACTGTTCGCCGCGATCACACCGCCCCCGGAGGTCACCGAGCACCTGGTCCGGACCCTCCGCCCCCTCCACGGCGATCTGCGTTGGGGAGATCCCGACAACTGGCATATCACCCTGGCCTTCTATGGGGAACAGCCCAACGGTGTGGTCGAGGACCTCGTTGACCACCTGAGTGTGGCCGCGCGGATGAACGAGGACTTCACCATCCGGCTCAAGGGGGCGGGGTCGTTCAACAACAGGAACCTGTGGATGGGCGTGGGCGGGGATACCCGTGCATTGCGCACACTCATGGCGGACTGTCTGCTGGACCCGTCGGAACGCAAACGGCAACGCGCCCACCTCACCGTCGCCCGGCCCTCCCAGCGCATGCGGATCCGGGGGTGGGACCCGGTGATCCCCGATCTGGTGCGCGCCCTGGCTGTCTATGAGGGCCCCGACTGGCATGTCAGCGAGATCGAACTGGTGTCCTCCGAACTGGGCAAGGGCCGCAGTGGTGGACCCCTTCATGACACGGTGGCCACATTGGCGCTGGCATCCGCCGGACGGTTTGTCTGA
- a CDS encoding bile acid:sodium symporter family protein → MTHVPSGHISPAPVPPVPDPSGEEKENRSAALIVVAFPAFILIGAIVAFMFPATFAPLTNYINLFLTIIMFTMGLTLTVPDFQMVLKRPLPVFIGVVAQFVIMPGLAVLVAKMMGLNPALAVGLLMLGSVPGGTSSNVIAFLCRGDVALSVTMTSVSTMVSPIMTPILMLLLSGTATEVDGAGMAWSLVQTVLLPVVIGLTLRVFLSRWINRIMPVLPWLSILGIGGVVFGAVANNAERLLSVGLIVFAAVIVHNVLGYVLGYYTGRLFRFSEPVNRTMAVEIGTQSAGLASGMAGRFFSPEAALPGAVAAVVHNITGAIYTAIVRNRPVEPVAVPEKVAVG, encoded by the coding sequence ATGACTCATGTCCCGTCCGGACATATTTCCCCCGCGCCCGTTCCGCCCGTCCCCGACCCCTCCGGGGAGGAGAAGGAGAACCGGTCCGCCGCGCTCATCGTGGTGGCGTTCCCCGCCTTCATCCTCATCGGTGCCATCGTGGCGTTTATGTTCCCGGCGACGTTCGCGCCGCTGACGAACTACATCAACCTGTTTCTCACCATCATCATGTTCACCATGGGCCTGACCCTGACGGTCCCGGATTTCCAGATGGTGCTCAAGCGCCCGCTGCCGGTGTTCATCGGTGTGGTCGCGCAGTTCGTGATCATGCCGGGCCTGGCGGTGCTGGTGGCCAAGATGATGGGCCTGAACCCGGCGCTGGCGGTCGGTCTGCTCATGCTCGGTTCGGTCCCCGGCGGTACCTCCTCCAATGTCATTGCGTTCCTGTGCCGCGGTGATGTGGCCCTGTCGGTGACCATGACATCTGTGTCCACGATGGTCTCACCGATCATGACCCCGATTCTCATGCTGCTGCTGTCCGGTACCGCCACCGAGGTCGACGGCGCGGGCATGGCCTGGTCACTGGTGCAGACCGTGTTGCTGCCGGTGGTCATCGGTCTGACACTGCGCGTGTTCCTCAGCCGGTGGATCAACCGCATCATGCCGGTACTGCCGTGGCTGTCCATCCTGGGTATCGGCGGTGTCGTCTTCGGCGCGGTGGCCAACAACGCGGAGCGCCTGCTCTCCGTCGGTCTCATCGTCTTCGCCGCTGTCATCGTGCACAATGTGCTGGGATATGTGCTGGGCTATTACACCGGTCGTCTGTTCCGCTTCAGCGAACCGGTCAACCGCACCATGGCCGTTGAGATCGGTACGCAGTCCGCCGGCCTGGCCTCCGGTATGGCCGGCCGGTTCTTCAGCCCCGAGGCGGCACTGCCCGGTGCGGTGGCCGCGGTGGTGCACAACATCACCGGCGCGATCTACACCGCGATCGTGCGCAACCGCCCCGTGGAGCCGGTCGCGGTACCCGAAAAGGTTGCGGTGGGCTGA
- a CDS encoding aldose 1-epimerase, translated as MTELITSGPFTLSPVGAHLTSVDFDSGDVLFLSSESKFGEGNAIRGGIPLIAPWFGTLLGREPQHGWARTTEWEVMEGDKLSAGLVRDGLELQLSLWRTELGFEMNLGLTNKSDKTETVQLAFHPYFRVADVEKTTVTGAEGAQILDRVTDETSTQDGAITFDGLYDRVVLGSPEMLIDDGSRTIEVIGRGHDATVVWNPGAEKGASFDDLGDGEWRDFVCVEPALLGEDLKGVKVEPGDSISIGMEVKVTAKN; from the coding sequence ATGACTGAACTCATCACTTCCGGTCCATTCACGCTGTCCCCCGTGGGAGCCCACCTCACCTCGGTTGATTTCGACTCCGGGGACGTGCTGTTCCTCAGTTCGGAAAGCAAGTTCGGTGAGGGTAACGCCATCCGTGGGGGCATCCCGCTCATTGCACCGTGGTTCGGCACACTGTTGGGCAGGGAACCTCAACACGGTTGGGCGCGCACCACCGAGTGGGAGGTCATGGAGGGTGACAAGCTCAGTGCCGGCCTGGTCCGCGACGGCCTGGAACTGCAGTTGTCGCTGTGGCGCACCGAACTGGGTTTTGAGATGAACCTCGGCCTGACCAACAAGTCGGATAAGACGGAAACCGTCCAGCTCGCCTTCCACCCCTACTTCCGCGTCGCCGATGTGGAGAAGACCACCGTCACCGGCGCGGAGGGCGCACAGATCCTCGACCGGGTCACCGATGAGACCAGCACCCAGGACGGTGCCATCACCTTCGACGGTCTCTACGACCGCGTGGTACTCGGCTCACCGGAGATGCTTATCGACGATGGCTCCCGCACCATCGAGGTCATCGGCCGTGGGCATGACGCGACGGTGGTGTGGAACCCCGGTGCGGAGAAGGGTGCCTCCTTCGACGACCTGGGCGATGGCGAGTGGCGTGACTTCGTCTGCGTCGAACCGGCACTGCTGGGTGAGGACCTCAAGGGTGTCAAGGTTGAACCCGGTGATTCCATCAGCATCGGCATGGAGGTGAAGGTGACAGCTAAAAACTAA
- the glcB gene encoding malate synthase G — MNHQQIDAADKTERVTVGGMQVAKVLRDFLTESVLPRVGVDAERFWNGFGDIVRDMTPRNRELLARRDELQAQLDEYYRENPGKPDPEKYEAFLREIGYLVDEPAPAEIRTQNIDSEIATTAGPQLVVPILNARFALNAANARWGSLYDALYGTNAIPDEDGAERGAEYNPVRGQKVIQWGRDFLDAVLPLDGASHADVEKYNITDGKLAAHVNDGIYRLKDRDAYLGFTGYFEDPTSILLQNNGLHIELQIDPTHPIGKEDKTGLKDIILESAITTIMDFEDSVAAVDAEDKTLGYRNWFLLNTGELTEEVAKGDRTFTRKLNDDRVFIGKNGAELTLHGRSLLFVRNVGHLMTNPAILVDGEEIYEGIMDAIITTVCAIPGIAPQNKKKNSRKGSIYIVKPKQHGPEEVAFTNELFARVEDLLDLPRHTLKVGVMDEERRTSVNLDACIMEVADRLAFINTGFLDRTGDEIHTSMEAGAMVRKADMQTAPWKQAYEDNNVDAGIQRGLPGKAQIGKGMWAMTELMGEMLEKKIGQLREGANTAWVPSPTGATLHATHYHRVDVFKVQDELRAAGRRDSLGKILDVPVAPDTNWTDAEKREELDNNCQSILGYVVRWVEQGVGCSKVPDIHDIDLMEDRATLRISSQILANWLRHGVVTEEQVIESLERMAVVVDEQNAGDPNYLNMAPNFTESVAFQAARDLILKGTESPAGYTEPILHARRREFKELHGIK, encoded by the coding sequence ATGAACCATCAGCAGATTGACGCCGCTGACAAGACCGAACGCGTGACCGTCGGTGGAATGCAGGTGGCGAAAGTCCTCCGCGACTTCCTCACCGAGTCCGTTCTGCCACGGGTGGGTGTGGACGCCGAGCGTTTCTGGAACGGTTTCGGGGACATCGTCCGCGACATGACCCCACGCAACCGCGAACTGCTCGCCCGCCGTGATGAGCTGCAGGCCCAGCTCGACGAGTACTACCGTGAGAACCCGGGCAAGCCTGATCCGGAGAAGTACGAAGCCTTCCTCCGCGAGATCGGCTACCTCGTCGATGAACCCGCACCGGCTGAGATCCGCACCCAGAACATCGATTCCGAGATCGCCACCACCGCCGGCCCCCAGCTGGTGGTCCCGATCCTCAACGCCCGCTTCGCCCTCAACGCCGCCAACGCACGCTGGGGTTCCCTCTACGATGCCCTCTACGGCACCAACGCCATCCCGGACGAGGACGGCGCCGAGCGTGGTGCGGAGTACAACCCGGTCCGTGGACAGAAGGTCATCCAGTGGGGCCGCGACTTCCTCGACGCTGTCCTGCCCCTCGATGGTGCAAGCCACGCTGATGTGGAGAAGTACAACATCACCGACGGCAAGCTGGCTGCCCACGTCAATGACGGCATCTACCGTCTCAAGGACCGGGATGCCTACCTCGGATTCACCGGCTACTTCGAGGACCCCACCTCCATCCTGCTGCAGAACAACGGCCTGCACATCGAACTGCAGATCGACCCGACCCACCCCATCGGCAAGGAGGACAAGACCGGTCTGAAGGACATCATTCTCGAATCCGCCATCACCACCATCATGGACTTCGAGGACTCCGTCGCGGCTGTCGACGCGGAGGACAAGACCCTCGGCTACCGCAACTGGTTCCTGCTCAACACCGGTGAGCTGACTGAGGAGGTGGCCAAGGGCGACCGCACCTTCACCCGCAAACTCAACGATGACCGGGTGTTCATCGGCAAGAACGGCGCAGAGCTGACCCTGCACGGTCGTTCCCTGCTGTTTGTCCGCAACGTCGGTCACCTCATGACCAACCCCGCGATCCTCGTTGACGGCGAGGAGATCTACGAGGGCATCATGGATGCCATCATCACCACCGTCTGCGCGATCCCGGGCATCGCACCGCAGAACAAGAAGAAGAACTCCCGCAAGGGCTCCATCTACATCGTGAAGCCGAAGCAGCACGGTCCCGAGGAGGTCGCCTTCACCAACGAGCTCTTCGCCCGCGTTGAAGATCTGCTCGACCTGCCACGCCACACCCTCAAGGTCGGTGTCATGGATGAGGAGCGTCGCACCTCCGTCAACCTGGATGCCTGCATCATGGAGGTCGCCGACCGCCTGGCGTTCATCAACACCGGCTTCCTCGACCGCACCGGCGATGAGATCCACACCTCCATGGAGGCCGGCGCCATGGTCCGCAAGGCCGACATGCAGACCGCACCGTGGAAGCAGGCCTACGAGGACAATAATGTCGACGCCGGTATCCAGCGTGGTCTGCCCGGTAAGGCACAGATCGGCAAGGGCATGTGGGCCATGACCGAGCTGATGGGGGAGATGCTGGAGAAGAAGATCGGCCAGCTGCGCGAAGGTGCCAACACCGCCTGGGTTCCGTCCCCGACCGGTGCCACCCTCCACGCCACCCACTACCACCGCGTGGATGTGTTCAAGGTTCAGGATGAGCTGCGTGCCGCCGGCCGCCGCGACTCCCTGGGCAAGATCCTCGATGTCCCGGTCGCACCCGACACCAACTGGACCGACGCCGAGAAGCGTGAGGAACTGGATAACAACTGCCAGTCCATCCTGGGTTATGTCGTGCGCTGGGTCGAGCAGGGCGTTGGTTGCTCCAAGGTCCCGGACATCCACGACATCGACCTCATGGAGGACCGCGCCACCCTGCGCATCTCCTCCCAGATCCTGGCCAACTGGCTGCGCCACGGTGTGGTCACCGAGGAGCAGGTCATCGAGTCCCTCGAGCGCATGGCCGTGGTCGTCGATGAGCAGAACGCCGGTGACCCGAACTACCTGAACATGGCACCGAACTTCACCGAGTCCGTTGCCTTCCAGGCCGCCCGCGACCTGATCCTCAAGGGCACCGAATCCCCGGCCGGCTACACCGAGCCGATCCTGCATGCCCGTCGTCGCGAGTTCAAGGAACTCCACGGAATCAAGTAA
- the aceA gene encoding isocitrate lyase: MSNVGTPRTAQEIQQDWDTNPRWNGITRDYTAEQVAELQGSVVEEHTLAKRGAEILWDAVSAEGDDYINALGALTGNQAVQQVRAGLKAVYLSGWQVAGDANLAGHTYPDQSLYPANSVPNVVRRINNALLRADEIARVEGDTSVDNWLVPIVADGEAGFGGALNVYELQKGMITAGAAGTHWEDQLASEKKCGHLGGKVLIPTQQHIRTLNSARLAADVANTPTVVIARTDAEAATLITSDVDERDRPFITGERTAEGYYHVKPGLEPCIARAKSYAPYADMIWMETGTPDLELAKKFAEGVRSEFPDQLLSYNCSPSFNWSAHLEADEIAKFQKELGAMGFKFQFITLAGFHSLNYGMFDLAYGYAREGMPAFVDLQNREFKAAEERGFTAVKHQREVGAGYFDTIATTVDPNSSTTALKGSTEEGQFH, encoded by the coding sequence ATGTCAAACGTTGGAACGCCACGTACCGCACAGGAAATCCAGCAGGATTGGGACACCAACCCACGCTGGAACGGAATCACCCGCGACTACACCGCTGAGCAGGTAGCTGAGCTCCAGGGCAGCGTCGTCGAGGAGCACACCCTCGCAAAGCGCGGCGCCGAGATCCTGTGGGATGCAGTTTCCGCAGAGGGCGACGACTACATCAACGCACTGGGCGCCCTTACCGGTAACCAGGCTGTCCAGCAGGTCCGTGCCGGCCTGAAGGCTGTCTACCTCTCCGGCTGGCAGGTCGCAGGTGACGCCAACCTCGCCGGTCACACCTACCCCGACCAGTCCCTGTACCCGGCGAACTCCGTCCCGAACGTTGTCCGTCGCATCAACAACGCACTGCTGCGCGCCGATGAGATCGCACGCGTCGAGGGTGACACCTCCGTCGACAACTGGCTCGTCCCGATCGTCGCCGACGGCGAGGCCGGCTTCGGCGGCGCCCTCAACGTCTACGAGCTCCAGAAGGGCATGATCACCGCTGGTGCCGCAGGCACCCACTGGGAGGATCAGCTCGCTTCCGAGAAGAAGTGTGGCCACCTCGGTGGCAAGGTCCTCATCCCGACCCAGCAGCACATCCGCACCCTGAACTCCGCCCGCCTGGCAGCTGACGTGGCCAACACCCCGACCGTCGTCATCGCCCGCACCGACGCAGAGGCCGCCACCCTGATCACCTCTGATGTTGATGAGCGCGACCGCCCATTCATCACCGGCGAGCGCACCGCCGAGGGCTACTACCACGTCAAGCCGGGTCTCGAGCCCTGCATCGCACGTGCGAAGTCCTACGCTCCCTACGCAGACATGATCTGGATGGAGACCGGCACCCCTGACCTCGAGCTGGCCAAGAAGTTCGCCGAGGGCGTCCGCAGCGAGTTCCCGGACCAGCTGCTGTCCTACAACTGCTCCCCGTCCTTCAACTGGTCTGCACACCTCGAGGCCGACGAGATCGCCAAGTTCCAGAAGGAACTGGGTGCCATGGGCTTCAAGTTCCAGTTCATCACCCTGGCTGGCTTCCACTCCCTCAACTACGGTATGTTCGACCTGGCATACGGCTACGCCCGTGAAGGCATGCCCGCCTTCGTCGACCTGCAGAACCGTGAGTTCAAGGCAGCTGAGGAGCGCGGCTTCACCGCCGTCAAGCACCAGCGTGAGGTCGGCGCCGGCTACTTCGACACCATCGCCACCACCGTTGACCCGAACTCCTCCACCACCGCGCTGAAGGGTTCCACCGAGGAAGGCCAGTTCCACTAG